The following coding sequences are from one Alosa alosa isolate M-15738 ecotype Scorff River chromosome 13, AALO_Geno_1.1, whole genome shotgun sequence window:
- the themis2 gene encoding protein THEMIS2, which translates to MDGSGTVLPLQEFIASLDCASLPRILQVCSGVYFQGSVYELSGSEVCLSTGDLIKVIGLKLLSGSCVDIATNSTCELSVDHKGLFKMVAEDMPYDSLEEMVSLLPVGVDTVGSFSFISRSDLTIDNFTVPAGQELTLLSSEQGCARCQLTGPEGSTAEVRISLNHCGAFYECQSEHGYSLEEILSSTRLRSRRFRSLKAKACGGPLVLTPIYQIEAIMHMRKNIVNFPSSLEVDVVDVTNECKNVEFVKPLNLIELSVQPPDAFPTVAEILESPEGSRHFFSSTWHTQLNKGQRLVLHGCGQTNMVLASTPKGRKAQQYFLIWGSYGGRLRRKAREFCSVYELYVASCRAVDGLRVSVTRNCEAVEEEGLPELDIGDQLDVLRCEQVELAGVGGDKQRVEALVCRRTAEEDDDDDDDDEEEGDGEREGKWSREDTICLPLYMGAQFMEVITDKKKYTLTELGKESLLPLDIKVATRDPDLEKDPLSGLPALRLEEASVEPTVLASLLDKPQRCFQLPTQWLHMSVSFTSEALPWPKGQPPKLYQETVTEVKEHFYYEFRKLTSIEAAPPPRPPKRKMSVGKPKKPAKSDMSRPATPAKSRSLSSSFCQLSVDSEKQERSPAPPPPTSTEDAPPVLPRKPGSKTGSTLVPNTYVERPQKKSKAKVTERHNSDSEHDYESMEEMVRNAQESVLYY; encoded by the exons ATGGACGGATCAGGGACAGTTTTGCCCCTGCAAGAATTCATCGCATCCCTGGATTGTGCTTCACTGCCTCGGATTCTACAAGTCTGCTCGGGGGTCTACTTTCAAG GGTCAGTGTACGAACTGTCAGGGAGTGAGGTATGCCTATCCACTGGGGACCTTATCAAGGTTATTGGCCTGAAGCTCTTGTCAGGGAGCTGTGTTGACATTGCTACCAATAGCACATGCGAACTTTCGGTTGACCACAAAG GCCTGTTTAAGATGGTGGCAGAAGATATGCCGTACGACTCGCTGGAGGAGATGGTAAGCCTGTTGCCTGTGGGGGTGGATACTGTAGGCTCCTTCTCCTTCATCAGCCGCTCTGATCTGACTATCGACAACTTCACTGTGCCGGCGGGCCAGGAGCTGACCTTGCTGTCGTCTGAGCAGGGCTGTGCCCGTTGCCAGTTGACTGGGCCAGAGGGGTCGACAGCCGAGGTGCGCATCTCCCTGAATCACTGCGGCGCATTTTACGAGTGCCAGAGCGAGCACGGCTACTCCCTGGAGGAGATCTTGTCGTCCACACGGCTCCGGAGTCGCCGCTTCCGCAGCCTCAAAGCCAAGGCCTGCGGAGGCCCACTGGTTCTCACACCCATCTATCAGATTGAGGCCATCATGCACA TGAGGAAAAACATCGTGAACTTCCCTTCGAGCCTGGAGGTAGACGTTGTCGACGTTACCAACGAGTGCAAGAACGTGGAGTTTGTCAAACCTCTCAATCTGATAGAGTTGAGTGTCCAGCCACCGGACGCCTTCCCCACTGTGGCCGAGATCCTGGAGTCTCCAGAGGGATCGCGTCACTTCTTCAGCAGCACCTGGCACACACAGCTCAATAAAGGCCAGAGGCTGGTGCTGCACGGCTGCGGTCAGACCAACATGGTCCTGGCCTCCACGCCCAAGGGTCGCAAGGCACAGCAGTACTTCCTCATCTGGGGCAGTTATGGCGGGCGCCTGCGGCGCAAGGCCCGGGAGTTTTGCTCGGTGTACGAGCTGTACGTGGCCTCGTGCAGAGCGGTCGACGGGCTGCGGGTGAGTGTCACGCGGAACTGCGaggcggtggaggaggagggcctGCCCGAGCTGGACATTGGGGACCAGTTGGACGTGTTGAGGTGTGAGCAAGTGGAGCTGGCTGGGGTAGGGGGGGACAAACAGAGGGTGGAGGCGCTCGTGTGTAGGCGCACAGCAGAGGAAGATgatgacgacgatgatgatgatgaggaggaaggagatggggaaagagaggggaagtgGAGCAGAGAGGACACTATCTGTTTGCCGCTCTATATGGGCGCCCAGTTTATGGAGGTCATCACGGACAAGAAGAAGTACACCCTGACTGAGCTCGGGAAAGAGTCCTTGCTGCCACTGGACATCAAGGTGGCCACGCGGGATCCTGACCTGGAGAAGGACCCTCTGTCCGGGCTGCCGGCCCTGAGGCTGGAGGAGGCGTCGGTTGAGCCCACCGTCCTTGCCAGCCTGCTGGACAAACCGCAGCGCTGTTTCCAGCTGCCCACGCAGTGGCTGCACATGTCCGTGTCCTTCACTTCTGAGGCCCTGCCCTGGCCCAAGGGCCAGCCTCCAAAACTCTACCAGGAGACGGTCACAGAAGTTAAGGAGCATTTCTACTACGAGTTCCGTAAACTCACCAGCATAGAGGCAGCCCCGCCACCCCGGCCGCCCAAGAGGAAGATGTCAGTGGGGAAGCCAAAGAAGCCGGCCAAATCGGACATGTCCAGGCCTGCTACCCCAGCAAAGAGTAGGAGTCTGTCCAGTAGCTTCTGCCAACTATCAGTGGACAGTGAGAAGCAGGAAAGAAGTCCTGCCCCACCGCCACCTACG agcACTGAAGATGCACCGCCAGTGCTTCCTAGAAAACCCGGCTCAAAGACAGGAAGTACACTGGTGCCAAATACTTATGTGGAGAGGCCCCAGAAAAAGTCAAAGGCCAAAG TCACAGAGAGGCACAATTCAGACAGCGAACATGACTATGAGAGCATGGAGGAGATGGTGCGAAATGCTCAGGAGAGCGTCTTGTACTACTGA
- the ppp1r8b gene encoding protein phosphatase 1, regulatory subunit 8b, translating into MANTKADVNIPNFECPSWAGKPPPGLHLDVVKGDKLVEKLIIDEKKFYLFGRNPDMCDFTIDHQSCSRAHAALVYHKHLKRVFLIDLNSTHGTFLGHIRLEPHKPQQVPIDSTMSFGASTRFYTIREKPQSQPGAAPGDSKAGEDEELKGLLGLPEEETELENLTEFNTAHNKRISSLTIEEGNLDIQRPKRKRRNSRVAFKEDDEIINPEDIDPSVGRFRNMVQTAVVPMKKKKLDGYQNALGLDDSVPRSHTLSLGARGGLYSDLPPSHQEGHPGATILGGLPLPLPNPAPEVDLAPEPQLPPITLNPTPVTGLYPPEALNEPRKKKYAKEAWPGKKPTPSLLI; encoded by the exons ATGGCTAACACCAAAGCTGACGTTAATATACCGAATTTTGAATGTCCTTCATG ggcagGGAAGCCCCCTCCTGGACTTCATCTGGACGTAGTGAAAGGAGATAAACTCGTTGAG AAACTCATAATCGATGAGAAGAAGTTCTACCTGTTCGGGAGGAACCCGGACATGTGTGATTTCACCATTGACCATCAGTCATGCTCTCGCGCGCATGCCGCTCTGGTGTACCACAAACACCTCAAAAGGGTGTTCCTTATCGACCTCAACAGCA CACACGGTACATTTCTGGGCCACATTCGGCTGGAGCCTCATAAGCCCCAGCAGGTGCCTATCGACTCCACCATGTCGTTTGGGGCCTCCACGCGCTTCTACACCATAAGAGAGAAGCCTCAGAGCCAACCTGGGGCGGCACCAGGAGACAGCAAGGCCGGGGAGGACGAGGAGCTCAAGGGCCTCCTGGGGTTACCAGAGGAGGAGACTgagctggag AATCTGACCGAGTTCAACACGGCCCACAACAAGCGCATCTCCAGCCTGACCATCGAGGAGGGCAACCTGGACATCCAGCGGCCCAAGAGGAAGCGCAGAAACTCCCGAGTGGCCTTTAAGGAGGACGACGAGATCATCAACCCAG AGGACATAGACCCATCAGTTGGACGCTTCAGGAACATGGTGCAGACCGCAGTGGTTCCTATGAAG AAGAAGAAACTGGACGGTTACCAGAATGCGCTCGGCCTGGACGACTCGGTGCCTCGCTCACACACCCTCAGCCTCGGCGCCCGGGGTGGGCTTTACTCCGATCTGCCACCCAGCCACCAGGAGGGGCACCCCGGGGCCACCATCCTCGGGGGGCTGCCGCTGCCCCTGCCCAACCCCGCGCCAGAGGTGGACCTGGCCCCCGAGCCCCAGCTGCCGCCCATCACCCTCAACCCCACCCCAGTGACGGGCCTCTACCCGCCCGAGGCCCTCAACGAGCCACGCAAGAAGAAGTATGCCAAGGAGGCGTGGCCCGGGAAGAAGCCCACCCCCTCGCTGCTCATTTAG